Proteins encoded in a region of the Ziziphus jujuba cultivar Dongzao chromosome 3, ASM3175591v1 genome:
- the LOC107422139 gene encoding MDIS1-interacting receptor like kinase 2-like, protein MTETFFQACSHNGRKVHEEIVEATENFSSEYCIGVGRFGSVYKALLSTGQVVAVKKFHENGGVAGKEAFNSETNVLTGARHRNIIKLYGFCSHARHSYLVYEFMDRGSLASILSDNVKALELKWTKRLTVVKDLANALSYMHYECCPAIIHRDISSKNVLFHDEYEAHISDFGSAVTLDPESSNWTPFEGTFGYSAPELAYTMEVNEK, encoded by the exons ATGACTGAAACTTTCTTTCAAGCATGCAGCCATAATGGGAGAAAAGTACATGAAGAAATAGTTGAAGCCACAGAGAATTTTAGCTCTGAATATTGCATTGGAGTTGGAAGATTTGGAAGTGTCTATAAAGCATTGCTGTCAACAGGTCAAGTTGTTGCCGTGAAGAAATTCCATGAGAATGGAGGAGTGGCTGGTAAGGAAGCATTCAATAGTGAGACTAATGTGTTGACAGGAGCACGCCACCGAAATATCATTAAGCTTTATGGATTTTGTTCACATGCAAGACACTCATATTTGGTGTATGAATTCATGGATAGGGGGAGCTTAGCCAGTATATTAAGTGATAATGTTAAGGCATTGGAGTTGAAGTGGACCAAGAGGTTAACTGTTGTGAAAGATTTGGCCAATGCCTTGTCCTATATGCACTATGAATGTTGTCCTGCTATAATTCATAGAGACATATCAAGTAAGAATGTTCTCTTTCATGATGAATATGAAGCCCACATTTCTGACTTTGGTTCTGCTGTAACTTTAGATCCGGAGTCGTCAAATTGGACTCCATTTGAAGGAACCTTTGGATACTCAGCCCCAG AGCTTGCTTACACAATGGAAGTAAATGAAAAGTGA